The following coding sequences lie in one Niabella agricola genomic window:
- a CDS encoding discoidin domain-containing protein produces MKKQILPVTAILLILFMLAAGCNKGGSPYYKSEITETVRFDGTVLQYLESQKGIYDSMVVVIKRFPHLEQLLSSPGSMTVFAIPNAAFQVAVTNFNREREKLDSAPLYFSPNDLSRPDSGMFHYLGLEKLIARYIFNRVYTYEELAVSTTGLRSPSILGYDMNLRAVQQNAVGAIKDGPKVIELSDMNNSIFNRFWKSALTSTIAAVQTSNALVHTLTQNHEFGFASFADKLLEPSWDRTGWTPIAWHSQYLGSWGGTVAHALDNDGDTRWHTLTSNPPPLPLYFTVDMKKTLLIGGVTIQCRKDGGHDGSPVDFTVEFAPEGANLADSSVWIRHRFDYSQTVDNASIKLPHKFFFTPKVEARYFRFIVNQVFSGRLYTDRPYSNLDEIWMLY; encoded by the coding sequence ATGAAAAAGCAAATCTTACCAGTAACAGCGATACTCCTGATACTATTTATGCTGGCTGCAGGTTGCAATAAAGGAGGCAGTCCTTATTATAAATCAGAAATAACAGAAACCGTCCGGTTCGACGGTACCGTATTGCAATATCTTGAGAGCCAGAAAGGGATCTACGATTCGATGGTAGTGGTGATCAAGCGCTTTCCGCATCTGGAACAGCTGTTGTCGTCGCCAGGTTCCATGACCGTGTTTGCGATCCCCAACGCGGCATTCCAGGTGGCGGTGACCAACTTTAACCGGGAACGGGAAAAGCTGGACAGTGCACCGCTGTATTTTTCTCCCAATGACCTGAGCCGGCCGGATTCTGGGATGTTTCATTACCTGGGACTTGAAAAACTGATTGCACGATATATTTTTAACAGGGTTTATACCTATGAAGAACTGGCGGTGTCAACTACCGGTTTGCGTTCGCCTTCCATCCTGGGGTATGATATGAACCTCAGAGCCGTGCAGCAAAATGCAGTAGGCGCCATTAAAGATGGTCCTAAAGTAATTGAGTTAAGCGACATGAACAATTCCATCTTTAACCGTTTCTGGAAATCGGCATTAACCAGCACCATTGCTGCGGTGCAAACCAGTAATGCCCTGGTACATACGTTAACGCAAAATCATGAATTTGGCTTTGCCAGTTTTGCGGATAAATTACTGGAACCATCCTGGGACCGGACGGGGTGGACACCCATCGCCTGGCACTCGCAATACCTGGGATCCTGGGGAGGCACGGTGGCGCATGCCCTGGATAACGACGGCGATACCCGCTGGCATACCCTTACTTCAAACCCGCCTCCGTTACCACTGTATTTTACGGTGGATATGAAGAAAACGCTGTTGATCGGCGGGGTTACCATCCAGTGCCGTAAAGACGGCGGGCATGATGGTTCACCGGTTGATTTTACGGTGGAGTTTGCTCCCGAAGGCGCCAATCTTGCAGATTCTTCTGTATGGATCCGGCATCGTTTCGATTACAGCCAAACAGTCGATAACGCTTCGATTAAACTACCGCACAAATTTTTCTTTACCCCAAAAGTTGAAGCAAGATATTTCCGCTTTATAGTGAACCAGGTGTTTTCGGGAAGGCTGTATACAGACCGTCCTTATTCGAATCTTGATGAGATCTGGATGCTTTATTAA
- a CDS encoding RagB/SusD family nutrient uptake outer membrane protein, whose translation MVIKYPKQMILLLSGILLLAVSGCNKKLDTVVSSAESASRMWQSYDDARNGLVALYGLSRAALAENNGHWMYGDLRKGDFVATSSGNYLDAIIKNELNKGFTQIKQLTNWRRFYAAIDACNTFIENAERCKVDLRYSDLNCKVDIAQAHMLRSFLYFYIVRIWGDVPLITTASKNGETVQVARTPQDQVMDFCIRELKQYKDSLPTEYGGDDRSKLNYDGLYYGQTWSNWGNAFWGYYQCLGLLAHMYAWIGDYQSVLITTTEINANAAAARTGLISYSNSRGYLAGRNSLFYSNGIKGNLCYQMIAFPYNMNNRESGPSGVGHIESLTLASPYVVRSKPDIYVPRDTIARWFHYVGDVRHPFQSEFGNYEDIYFSNYYGNIPIFAKFKNIATGSSNFPIYGSAIPIFRWEDNLLLMAEANYVLGDMRAAFDRLNDVREPRNSPGFFYGRPSQTRAGFTLQPTEASMEGGILYNIFRERRVELAGEGSWWYDQIRYNRLARNNPQFNKLLDEGGIYWPIDQEIISKNPLIEQNSYWKR comes from the coding sequence ATGGTTATTAAATATCCAAAGCAAATGATCCTGTTATTGTCCGGCATCCTGTTGCTGGCGGTTTCCGGTTGCAATAAAAAACTGGATACTGTGGTTTCATCGGCGGAATCTGCTTCCAGGATGTGGCAGTCTTACGACGATGCACGCAATGGTTTAGTAGCGCTGTATGGGCTGTCGCGTGCTGCATTAGCAGAAAATAATGGACACTGGATGTACGGTGATCTGAGGAAGGGCGACTTCGTAGCAACTTCCAGCGGAAACTATCTTGATGCCATCATTAAGAACGAGCTGAACAAAGGATTTACGCAAATCAAGCAATTAACAAACTGGCGCCGTTTTTATGCGGCCATAGATGCCTGCAACACATTCATCGAAAATGCAGAACGATGCAAGGTGGATCTGCGTTATTCTGATTTGAACTGTAAGGTGGATATTGCGCAGGCCCATATGTTGCGTTCCTTTTTGTATTTCTATATTGTTCGGATCTGGGGTGATGTGCCGTTGATTACCACAGCCTCAAAAAACGGGGAGACCGTTCAGGTAGCGCGTACACCGCAGGACCAGGTAATGGATTTTTGTATCCGCGAGCTAAAACAATACAAGGATAGTTTGCCTACGGAATATGGGGGAGATGACAGGTCCAAGCTAAACTATGATGGACTTTATTACGGGCAAACCTGGAGTAATTGGGGCAATGCATTCTGGGGCTATTATCAGTGCCTTGGATTGCTGGCACATATGTATGCCTGGATCGGGGATTATCAATCGGTGCTTATTACAACTACGGAAATCAATGCCAATGCTGCTGCAGCACGTACCGGATTAATCAGTTACTCCAATTCCAGGGGGTACCTGGCGGGCCGGAACAGTTTGTTCTACAGCAATGGTATAAAGGGCAATCTATGCTACCAGATGATTGCCTTCCCTTACAATATGAACAACAGGGAATCCGGACCCAGCGGCGTGGGGCATATAGAATCGCTTACCCTTGCAAGTCCCTATGTGGTACGCTCCAAACCGGATATTTATGTGCCCAGGGATACCATTGCCCGCTGGTTTCATTATGTAGGTGATGTGCGGCATCCGTTTCAGTCGGAATTTGGTAACTACGAGGATATCTATTTCTCCAACTATTATGGGAATATTCCCATTTTCGCCAAATTCAAAAACATTGCCACCGGGTCCAGCAATTTCCCGATCTATGGTTCCGCCATTCCCATTTTCCGATGGGAAGACAACCTCCTCCTGATGGCAGAAGCCAACTATGTACTGGGCGATATGCGGGCCGCTTTCGACCGGTTAAATGATGTTCGGGAACCCCGTAACTCACCGGGTTTCTTTTATGGACGGCCCAGCCAGACCCGCGCCGGGTTTACGTTACAACCCACAGAAGCCAGCATGGAAGGCGGGATCCTTTATAATATTTTCCGGGAGCGCAGGGTAGAGCTTGCGGGCGAGGGAAGCTGGTGGTACGACCAGATCCGTTACAACCGGTTGGCGCGTAACAATCCGCAGTTTAACAAGCTGCTGGACGAAGGAGGAATCTACTGGCCGATCGACCAGGAAATCATCAGTAAAAACCCCCTGATCGAACAAAATTCTTATTGGAAACGGTAA